The following proteins are encoded in a genomic region of Alnus glutinosa chromosome 8, dhAlnGlut1.1, whole genome shotgun sequence:
- the LOC133875333 gene encoding LOW QUALITY PROTEIN: cytochrome P450 716B1-like (The sequence of the model RefSeq protein was modified relative to this genomic sequence to represent the inferred CDS: inserted 1 base in 1 codon), whose protein sequence is MNIFLAIFLFLIPIFLLLARGRRSSKRVPPGSLGIPLLGQSLGLLRAMRANTAEKWLEERIRKYGPISKLSLFGKPTVFVCGQAANKFVFNSDSSSISYQQTQSFRMIVGDRNIFELSGEDHKRVRGALVSFLKPESLKQYVGKMDGEVKEHLQMHWQGKQQVEVLPLMKTLTFNIICSLLFGVERGARREKFVACFEEMLFGMWSVPINLPFTLYNRGLRASATVQNMVKDLIREKRVELEQKGASPHQDLITCLLSMRKEXEEVLKENEIVHNVILVMVAGHDTSSVLMTFIMRLLANEPTVYAAVLQEQEEIAKTKPSGEFLTWEDLAKMKYTWRVALETLRMIPPAFGNFRKAMKDIEYDGYLIPKGWQIFWAAPTTHMDSSIFPEPTKFDPSRFENQASVPPYTFVAFGAGPRICPGYEFARIETLVTIHYLVTQFTWKLCADNSFSRDPMPVPTQGLPIKLVPRKLC, encoded by the exons atgaatattttCTTGgctatctttctcttcctcattCCCATCTTCCTTCTCCTTGCAAGGGGAAGAAGATCATCAAAAAGGGTGCCTCCAGGGTCACTTGGAATACCCCTTTTGGGCCAAAGCCTTGGCCTTCTTCGAGCCATGCGTGCCAACACCGCAGAAAAATGGCTAGAAGAAAGAATCAGAAAGTATGGTCCAATATCAAAGTTAAGCCTCTTTGGCAAACCAACAGTGTTCGTTTGTGGACAGGCTGCAAACAAGTTTGTATTCAACAGTGATAGCAGCTCAATTAGTTACCAGCAAACTCAGTCGTTTCGAATGATTGTGGGCGATCGGAATATATTCGAGCTGAGTGGTGAAGATCACAAGCGTGTTAGAGGGGCACTTGTATCATTCTTAAAGCCTGAATCATTAAAGCAGTATGTGGGGAAAATGGATGGAGAAGTCAAGGAGCACCTTCAGATGCATTGGCAAGGCAAGCAACAGGTTGAG GTGTTGCCCCTCATGAAGACCCTCACATTCAACATAATTTGCTCTCTTCTATTCGGAGTTGAGCGAGGAGCTCGAAGAGAAAAATTTGTGGCTTGCTTCGAAGAGATGCTATTTGGGATGTGGTCGGTTCCAATTAACTTGCCATTCACACTCTACAACCGAGGCCTCAGAGCAAGTGCAACTGTTCAAAACATGGTTAAGGACCTCATACGTGAGAAGAGAGTGGAACTGGAGCAGAAGGGTGCTTCTCCTCACCAAGACCTCATCACTTGTTTGCTTAGCATGCGCAAGG GTGAAGAAGTACTAAAAGAGAATGAGATTGTCCACAATGTCATACTTGTCATGGTTGCAGGACACGATACTTCATCTGTTCTGATGACTTTCATAATGAGGCTTCTAGCAAATGAACCTACTGTGTATGCAGCTGTTCTTCAAG AACAGGAAGAGATAGCAAAGACCAAGCCCTCGGGAGAGTTTCTAACGTGGGAAGACCTAGCCAAAATGAAGTACACTTGGAGAGTAGCATTGGAAACATTGCGGATGATTCCTCCTGCCTTTGGTAACTTTAGGAAGGCCATGAAAGATATTGAATACGATGGATACCTAATTCCTAAAGGGTGGCAG ATATTCTGGGCTGCACCAACGACCCATATGGACAGTAGCATATTCCCAGAACCAACAAAGTTTGACCCAAGTAGATTTGAGAACCAAGCATCGGTTCCACCCTACACGTTTGTTGCATTCGGAGCAGGTCCTCGAATATGTCCAGGATATGAGTTTGCAAGAATCGAAACCCTTGTCACAATTCATTATCTGGTAACTCAGTTCACATGGAAGCTTTGCGCAGACAATTCTTTCAGCAGAGATCCCATGCCAGTACCAACTCAAGGTCTACCAATCAAACTTGTGCCAAGGAAACTATGTTAG
- the LOC133875746 gene encoding cytochrome P450 716B1-like has product MNIFLAIFLFLIPIFLLLARGRRSSKRVPPGSLGIPLLGQSLGLLRAMRANTAEKWLEERIRKYGPISKLSLFGKPTVFIYGQAANKFVFTSDSSTIGYQQNQSLRMILGDRNIFELSGEDHKRVRGALVSFLKPESLKQYVGKMDGEVKEHLEMHWQGKQQVEVLPLMKTLTFNIICSLLFGVERGARRDKFVACFQEMILGMWSVPINLPFTRYNRSLRASATVQNMIKDLIREKRVEFEQKGASPHQDLITCLLSMRKEDNEEVLTENEIVHNVMFVMVAGHDTSSVLMTFIMRLLANEPTVYADVLQEQEEIAKTKPSGEFLTWEDLAKMKYTWRVALETLRMVPPVFGNFRKAMKDIEYDGYLIPKGWQILWAALMTHMDSSIFPEPSKVDPSRFENQASVPPYTFVAFGAGPRICPGYEFARIETLVTIHYLVTQFTWKLCADNSFNRDPMPVPTQGLPIKLVPRKLH; this is encoded by the exons ATGAATATTTTCCTGGCaatctttctcttcctcattCCCATCTTCCTTCTCCTTGCAAGGGGAAGAAGATCATCAAAAAGGGTGCCTCCAGGGTCACTTGGAATACCCCTTTTGGGCCAAAGCCTTGGCCTTCTTCGAGCCATGCGTGCCAACACTGCAGAAAAATGGCTAGAAGAAAGAATCAGAAAGTATGGTCCAATTTCAAAGCTAAGCCTCTTTGGTAAACCAACAGTGTTCATTTATGGACAGGCTGCAAACAAGTTTGTATTCACCAGTGACAGCAGCACAATTGGTTACCAGCAAAATCAGTCACTTCGAATGATTTTGGGCGATCGGAATATTTTCGAGCTGAGTGGTGAAGATCACAAGCGCGTTAGAGGCGCACTTGTATCATTCTTAAAGCCTGAATCATTAAAGCAGTATGTGGGAAAAATGGATGGCGAAGTCAAGGAGCACCTTGAGATGCATTGGCAAGGCAAGCAACAGGTTGAG GTGTTGCCCCTCATGAAGACCCTCACATTCAACATAATTTGCTCTCTTCTATTCGGAGTTGAGCGAGGAGCTCGAAGAGATAAATTTGTTGCTTGCTTCCAAGAGATGATATTAGGGATGTGGTCGGTTCCAATTAACTTGCCCTTCACACGCTACAACCGCAGCCTCAGAGCAAGTGCAACAGTTCAAAACATGATTAAGGACCTCATACGTGAGAAGAGAGTGGAATTTGAGCAGAAGGGTGCTTCTCCTCACCAAGACCTTATCACTTGTTTGCTTAGCATGCGCAAGGAGGACAATGAAGAAGTACTAACAGAGAATGAGATTGTGCACAATGTCATGTTTGTCATGGTTGCAGGACACGATACTTCGTCTGTTCTGATGACTTTCATAATGAGGCTGCTAGCAAATGAACCTACTGTGTATGCAGATGTTCTTCAAG AACAGGAAGAGATAGCAAAGACCAAGCCCTCGGGAGAGTTTCTAACGTGGGAAGACTTAGCCAAAATGAAGTACACCTGGAGAGTAGCATTGGAAACATTGAGGATGGTTCCTCCTGTCTTTGGTAACTTTAGGAAGGCCATGAAAGATATTGAATATGATGGATACCTAATTCCTAAAGGGTGGCAA ATATTATGGGCTGCACTAATGACCCATATGGACAGTAGCATATTCCCAGAACCATCAAAGGTTGATCCAAGTAGATTTGAGAACCAAGCATCGGTTCCACCCTACACGTTTGTTGCATTCGGAGCAGGTCCTCGAATATGTCCAGGATATGAGTTTGCTAGAATCGAAACCCTTGTCACAATTCATTATCTAGTAACTCAGTTCACATGGAAGTTATGCGCAGACAATTCTTTCAACAGAGATCCCATGCCAGTACCAACTCAAGGTCTACCTATCAAACTTGTGCCAAGGAAACTACATTAG